The sequence CAAATCAgcaccatcaacaaccaACTACCGACCCCACCCAATGGGATTGTCACTGGTGGAACTGCTGCCGTCTGGGGACATCGTCAAGACTCCCTTGGCAGGTGATGACCGAGAGGACGATTGTCGCAAGGAGATCGCCATTGAGGTCGATATCTACAAAAGACTGGGAGAGCATGCTCGTCTTGTGAAGATGAAACGCTGGGATCCCGGAGCCTACACTCTAACCTTGGAGTACATGCCTAGCGGCACTCTGGAGAGCTACCTTTGGTCTCGCCTCGAGCAAATCCCATTGTCCCAAAAGCTTGGCTGGATCTCGCAGGCTGCCGAGGCTGTTTCCCTCCTCCATGCGAATGGTATAATCCATTGCGATATTGGGCCACATAATTTCCTCCTGGATGCTAACCTCGACTTCAAGATTGCCGACTTTAGCGGCTCATCGCTTGTGGTCGAGTGAGGCCTGACCTTGCGATGGTTGCTTGTTGTGGCCTGGGTAATTGGCAGAAAACCCCGCTCTTGGATGTCAACGTGGGGGCCAAAAGGTTTCAGTGGCGAGATGCAATCTGGACAAGCATGCAACCTAGAGTAGGTTTCGTTTTGGGCGACCTGTAGTAGGAGAACAACTGCCCTCTCTGCTTGTTGACTTGCATGGAGCTGCCTTGCCTTCCCTGCCAGACCAGTGCCCGGTC comes from Fusarium falciforme chromosome 11, complete sequence and encodes:
- a CDS encoding Protein kinase domain-containing protein, whose translation is MGLSLVELLPSGDIVKTPLAGDDREDDCRKEIAIEVDIYKRLGEHARLVKMKRWDPGAYTLTLEYMPSGTLESYLWSRLEQIPLSQKLGWISQAAEAVSLLHANDCRL